Proteins encoded by one window of Actinocorallia herbida:
- a CDS encoding MFS transporter, translating to MWTPRMSVAAVFALHGAVGGSFATRIPWIQDRVDAGPGGLGLALLAPALGAFLAMPVTGRLIHRRGARTVTRATALLFALALVPPSLAPDLAVLWVLLLGYGVLGGVCDVAMNGLGVEVERGLGRPIMSSLHGMWSVGALVGAGAGALAAAAGLDARAHFTGAALVLALLALAAGRGLPDPPPGAAEPARFTLPGREVLGIGFVGFCAVFAEGATADWCAVYLRDVVGADPGIAAASYTAFAVTMAVSRLVGDAVVARLGTVRTVRLGGVMAIAGGVLVVTGRAPVPAIAGFALIGLGIAVVVPLAFAAAGRAADVPNEGVAAVATITYSCLLVSPALVGGLASVTSLPVSFGVITAMAVLMTLAAGFLGRGEPRPA from the coding sequence ACTCGGCCTCGCGCTCCTCGCCCCCGCGCTCGGCGCGTTCCTCGCGATGCCCGTCACCGGCCGCCTCATTCACCGGCGCGGCGCCCGGACCGTCACCCGGGCCACGGCCCTGCTGTTCGCCCTCGCCCTCGTGCCTCCGTCGCTCGCCCCGGACCTCGCCGTGCTGTGGGTGCTCCTGCTGGGCTACGGCGTGCTCGGCGGCGTCTGCGACGTGGCGATGAACGGCCTCGGCGTCGAGGTGGAACGCGGTCTCGGCAGGCCGATCATGTCGAGCCTGCACGGCATGTGGAGCGTCGGGGCGCTGGTCGGCGCGGGCGCGGGCGCGCTCGCCGCGGCGGCCGGACTCGACGCGCGCGCCCATTTCACGGGGGCGGCGCTGGTCCTCGCCCTGCTGGCGCTGGCCGCCGGGCGCGGCCTGCCCGACCCGCCGCCCGGCGCGGCCGAGCCCGCCAGGTTCACGCTGCCCGGCCGCGAGGTCCTCGGCATCGGGTTCGTCGGATTCTGCGCGGTCTTCGCCGAGGGCGCGACCGCCGACTGGTGCGCGGTCTACCTGCGCGACGTGGTCGGCGCCGACCCCGGCATCGCCGCGGCCTCCTACACGGCGTTCGCGGTGACGATGGCCGTCAGCCGCCTCGTCGGCGACGCGGTCGTGGCCAGGCTCGGCACGGTCCGGACCGTCCGGCTCGGCGGGGTGATGGCGATCGCGGGCGGCGTCCTGGTGGTGACGGGCCGGGCACCGGTCCCGGCGATCGCGGGCTTCGCGCTCATCGGCCTCGGCATCGCCGTCGTGGTGCCGCTGGCCTTCGCCGCGGCGGGCCGCGCGGCCGACGTGCCCAACGAGGGCGTCGCCGCGGTCGCCACGATCACCTACTCGTGCCTGCTCGTCTCCCCCGCGCTGGTCGGCGGCCTCGCCTCGGTGACCTCGCTCCCGGTCTCCTTCGGCGTGATCACCGCCATGGCCGTCCTCATGACCCTCGCGGCGGGCTTCCTGGGCCGCGGCGAACCCCGCCCCGCCTAG